One Camelina sativa cultivar DH55 chromosome 3, Cs, whole genome shotgun sequence genomic window carries:
- the LOC104775881 gene encoding general transcription factor 3C polypeptide 3-like — protein MEDKGKGVVGGDEGNLVSELEEGPSNMECEEGVLGGDCSDDNYDDEDVNSDEEGLVDDDDDDDDDGDDSEEGDEFEAASEIPSTFERLEYEALAEKRRKALADSQRGATNISNNTSGVEGFMEYLSSGRRRKSRKHKKKGRKHGSRKGVAPDILLRFREALFLHAHGRDSEALPILLEVIKQAPTFDQAYYQLSRVSEQLGRTESSSTEALKIAANIKGPKSPFWKLLYERFREQEDMSAARSYASKAIQADPEDIPLKYEYADLCLKAGKYREAAETYEQIFRRCPERVEALKWGIEYFLKSGEGERAASILEDHIKSHSSEVGHDILDLLASVFMQINAHDRALKYIHDVRQIYKVGKELSSSLKIRQAICHVHLEDMEQAEIVLSILPQEAVSEHPELITNLADELTNIGNFHSALKYYLEAISKPENNGYLFVKIARCYMSLAEREQAIVFYYKALNELSDTVDVRITLASLLLEDGKRNEAVLVLSPPEKPDPDTAKLKAWWKNKKIRMNLCQIYHSEEMLEDFANTALQLVLKWVWRRTVKGKESVWFFQNIKETKNADVLEMLNLPTRLRGGPKKWRKIRATLNETKRIRARAAIKAHNEDICSESEEEAIKDEEYHRLFVDLCKALASLQRYWEALEIVNLARRLDAKMLPVEIKKELQSLGAKISCDTMDPKQWFDCVRSVIQQHPYRLNAWNCYYRVISRLGKRASTEAKFMHHLRSKYRDCVPPILIAGHHFTVTSRHQDAAREYLEAYKLMPDSPLINLCVGAALINLALGFRLKNRHQCLAQGFAFLYNNLRICSNSQEALYNVARAYQHVGLVTLAASYYEKVLAIYEKEYPMPKLPNEDPNVAEERKPVNCDLRKEAAHNLHLIYKHSGAFDLARQVLKDHCTF, from the exons ATGGAAGATAAGGGAAAGGGTGTGGTGGGAGGAGATGAGGGAAACTTGGTTTCTGAGTTAGAAGAAGGTCCAAGCAATATGGAATGTGAAGAGGGAGTACTTGGTGGTGATTGTAGTGATGATAACTATGATGATGAAGACGTGAACAGTGATGAAGAAGGTCtggtagatgatgatgatgatgatgatgatgatggagatgattcagaagaaggagatgaattTGAAGCTGCAAGTGAAATTCCTAGCACGTTTGAACGACTTGAGTACGAAGCTCTGGCTGAGAAGAGACGCAAAGCACTTGCTGATTCTCAACG TGGTGCCACTAACATCTCGAATAACACCTCGGGCGTGGAGGGATTCATGGAATATTTATCTTCCGGTCGCCGACGAAAATCCAGGAAG CATAAAAAAAAGGGTAGAAAACATGGGTCAAGGAAAGGAGTTGCACCTGACATTCTACTGAGGTTTAGGGAGGCACTTTTTCTTCATGCCCATGGCCGTGACAGTGAG GCTTTACCTATTTTATTAGAAGTTATTAAGCAAGCACCAACCTTCGATCAAGCATATTATCAACTTTCACGTGTTTCTGAGCAACTTGGTAGGACTGAATCATCTTCTACGGAAGCATTAAAGATTGCTGCAAATATCAAAGGTCCAAAATCACCTTTTTGGAAGTTGCTTTATGAGAGGTTCAG GGAACAAGAGGACATGTCGGCAGCAAGGAGTTATGCATCCAAAGCAATACAAGCTGATCCAGAGGATATCcctttaaaatatgaatatgcAGACCTCTGCCTAAAAGCTGGAAAATATAGAGAAGCTGCTGAAACCTATGAGCAAATATTTCGTCGGTGTCCTGAGAGAGTTGAAGCACTCAAGTGGGGGATAGAG TATTTCCTTAAATCCGGTGAGGGTGAACGAGCAGCGAGCATCTTAGAGGATCATATCAAATCCCATTCATCTGAAGTGGGGCACGATATCTTGGATTTACTGGCTTCTGTTTTCATGCAAATTAATGCGCATGATAGAGCTCTTAAGTATATTCATGATGTGCGCCAGATTTACAAAGTAGGAAAAGAACTATCTTCCAGCTTGAAAATAAGACAAGCCATCTGTCATGTTCACCTTGAAGATATGGAGCAGGCAGAG ATTGTGTTAAGTATTCTACCACAGGAGGCTGTATCTGAACATCCAGAGCTCATTACCAATTTGGCTGATGAACTAACAAACATTGGGAATTTTCACTCTGCTCTCAAATACTATTTAGAAGCAATCAGCAAACCTGAAAAT AATGGCTATTTGTTTGTGAAAATTGCTCGTTGTTATATGTCACTGGCAGAACGAGAACAGGCCATTGTTTTCTACTATAAAG CTTTGAATGAACTCAGTGATACGGTTGATGTTCGCATAACTCTGGCTTCACTCCTCCTGGAAGATGGCAAACGAAATGAAGCTGTATTAGTGCTTTCTCCTCCGGAAAAACCAG ATCCTGATACTGCTAAACTGAAGGCATggtggaaaaacaaaaagatcaggATGAATCTTTGTCAGATATATCATTCAGAGGAAATGCTTGAGGACTTCGCCAATACAGCACTGCAGTTGGTTCTTAAGTGGGTTTGGCGGCGGACG GTCAAGGGGAAAGAAAGCGTTTGGTTCTTTCAGAacatcaaagaaacaaaaaacgcCGACGTCCTAGAGATGCTCAATCTTCCCA CAAGGTTGAGAGGCGGACCAAAAAAGTGGCGTAAAATCAGGGCAAcattaaatgaaacaaaaagaattagaGCACGAGCTGCTATTAAAGCTCATAACGAAGATATCTGCAGTGAATCTGAG GAAGAAGCTATCAAGGATGAAGAGTATCACCGTCTTTTCGTGGAT TTGTGCAAAGCGTTGGCATCCCTGCAAAGATATTGGGAAGCTCTGGAGATAGTTAATCTTGCTCGGAGATTGGATGCTAAAATGCTGCCTGTTGAGATAAAAAAGGAACTTCAGTCACTTGGAGCTA AGATATCATGTGATACAATGGATCCAAAGCAGTGGTTTGACTGTGTAAGATCTGTcatccagcaacatccgtatcgtTTGAATGCCTGGAACTGCTATTACAGAGTCATTTCAAG ATTAGGGAAAAGAGCATCAACTGAAGCTAAGTTCATGCATCATCTAAGGAGTAAGTATAGAGATTGCGTACCGCCCATTCTAATTGCTGGTCATCACTTCACTGTGACAAGCCGACATCAAGATGCTGCAAGAGAATACCTTGAAGCATATAAACTAATGCCTGATAGTCCTTTAATTAACCTCTGTGTGG GAGCTGCGTTAATCAACTTAGCCCTTGGTTTTCGACTCAAAAACCGACATCAGTGTCTAGCTCAAGGCTTTGCATTTCTGTACAACAATCTCAGAATCTGCAGTAACAGTCAGGAGGCGTTGTATAACGTTGCTCGAGCCTATCAGCACGTGGGACTAGTGACTCTTGCAGCTTCATACTATGAGAAGGTTTTAGCGATTTACGAGAAAGAATACCCGATGCCAAAACTTCCTAACGAGGATCCGAATGTTGCGGAAGAGCGGAAGCCTGTGAATTGTGACCTACGCAAAGAAGCTGCACACAATCTGCATTTGATCTATAAGCACAGTGGAGCGTTTGATCTCGCGAGGCAAGTCTTAAAGGATCACTGCACTTTCTGA
- the LOC104778760 gene encoding putative F-box protein At1g30930 → MIFAICILENRPVRIMDSGKPFDSIPDDLLIKILSKLPAKSIAKCRCVSKLWKSSALMRSGFHRDDFTDLFLTRRRSKARRRRLLIGVLQLEAGEWSFYSTPQPQNPSEKSSSLVADFHINFSKGISKYNCSYTSGLIYFHKMCIPREDEDVKHVICNPLTGQYMILPQLRGGSYSYLGFDPVDKEFKLLLMNTRDYIASKDTDQYILTIGTGRRELRWRKIQCPFTHEPLWERVCINGVLYYLTHHATNGRFYAIVCFDVRSEKFKLVTYGYDRRFNNLINYKGKLCGIYLDYAYGGGFPVKLSMKVLEKREWSSYVYSLSADQSEVVNVERNLSVVGVTASGDIVLSTNSASNPFYVFYFNPEMNTLQTVEMQGVGDNCDWRYAFVQDYVEDISVTDAMQLKSTTPLQLGQNIVPERPKPQQRGGTSLDLSKSSQSVQKKEQIIVSERLEPQRRRHMSPDLSKSFQSVKSKEPNKYELSADL, encoded by the exons ATGATATTTGCGATTTGTATTCTCGAGAACCGTCCGGTCCGGATCATGGATAGTGGAAAACCTTTTGATTCCATTCCAGACGATCTCCTCATCAAGATACTGTCGAAATTGCCAGCAAAATCAATAGCTAAGTGTCGTTGCGTGTCGAAGCTTTGGAAGTCCTCGGCTCTAATGAGGTCTGGATTCCACCGTGATGACTTCACCGACTTGTTTCTAACCAGGAGGAGGTCCAAAGCTCGTCGACGACGACTCTTAATTGGGGTACTACAACTAGAAGCCGGTGAGTGGAGCTTTTACTCAACTCCTCAGCCTCAGAATCCATCTGAGAAGTCGTCTTCTCTTGTAGCGGATTTTCATATCAACTTCTCTAAAGGCATAAGCAAATACAATTGTAGCTATACCTCTGGATTGATCTATTTTCATAAGATGTGTATCCcaagagaagatgaagatgtaaAGCATGTGATATGTAACCCTCTCACAGGACAGTATATGATCTTACCTCAACTTAGAGGTGGATCGTATAGCTATCTAGGGTTTGATCCGGTTGACAAGGAATTCAAGTTACTGCTCATGAACACTCGTGACTATATAGCTTCTAAGGATACAGATCAGTATATTTTGACAATAGGAACTGGGAGGAGGGAGTTGAGGTGGAGGAAGATCCAATGTCCTTTTACACATGAGCCTCTATGGGAAAGGGTTTGCatcaatggggttttgtattactTGACTCATCATGCTACTAATGGAAGGTTTTATGCGATAGTTTGCTTCGATGTTAGATCTGAGAAATTCAAGCTCGTTACATACGGATATGATCGCCGttttaataatttgataaacTACAAGGGGAAATTATGTGGGATTTATTTGGATTATGCTTATGGTGGTGGGTTTCCCGTTAAGTTGAGTATGAAGGTTCTAGAGAAGCGGGAATGGTCCAGCTATGTCTACTCCTTGTCGGCTGATCAGAGTGAAGTTGTTAATGTCGAAAGGAATCTATCCGTTGTTGGGGTGACTGCTTCTGGTGATATTGTTTTGTCGACGAATTCTGCGTCTAatcctttttatgttttctacttcaatCCGGAAATGAACACTCTCCAAACTGTTGAAATGCAAGGTGTTGGAGATAATTGTGATTGGAGATACGCCTTTGTACAAGACTATGTAGAGGATATTAGTGTTACTGATGCAATGCAACTGAAGTCAACCACCCCTTTACAACTTGGCCAAAACATTGTTCCCGAGAGGCCAAAACCACAACAACGCGGAGGTACGTCTCTTGACCTCTCCAAGTCTTCTCAATCTGTGCAAAAGAAGGAGCAAATTATTGTTTCCGAGAGGCTAGAACCACAACGACGTAGGCATATGTCTCCTGACCTCTCCAAGTCTTTTCAATCTGTGAAGAGCAAGGAGCCTAACAAGTACGAATTATCAGCTGACCT CTAA
- the LOC104775880 gene encoding uncharacterized protein LOC104775880 has product MAAPHFTQIKITASYSINPLMYSFLILSLLALSLLSFVSALFFLHKSSSRRRPALYGGQKLISESVAKLEPESSLSDTSDSAREDDDDSTHLTNSRLYELLLSDSDKKDESDSEDDPANKKKKKKKKKKKKKRKRGKKKQPDGVGEGDGVVLNPMSGSISIPDNKPEQFVCLYPFTSTSSATQRKIKQQYDQLVKCNSAKGLTLAQVGDFANCLIEAKNELQHKSEVIKRKFAITKALLFKADRSSFDRLRQQINKLEMEQKRVEEDALVYNWLQQQLKLSPAYKKVLEISASMELKEKSSRELDSPDDEFSDISFEELLEQEKKDSFWHKNGKLRTCRT; this is encoded by the exons ATGGCGGCTCcgcatttcacacaaatcaaaattacagCATCTTACTCAATAAACCCTCTCATGTATTCCTTTCTCATCTTATCTCTACTAGCTCTCTCCCTCCTCTCATTCGTCTCCgctctcttctttctccacaAATCTTCTAGTCGCCGCAGACCTGCTCTGTACGGAGGCCAGAAACTCATATCCGAATCCGTAGCTAAACTCGAACCAGAGTCGTCTCTATCCGATACTTCAGACTCAGCccgtgaagatgatgatgactcgACGCATTTGACGAATTCGCGTCTCTACGAGTTACTGCTCTCCGATTCCGATAAGAAGGATGAATCGGATTCGGAGGACGATCCTgcgaataagaagaagaagaagaagaagaagaagaagaagaagaagaggaagcgaGGTAAGAAGAAGCAACCAGATGGGGTTGGTGAAGGAGATGGGGTTGTGTTGAATCCGATGTCTGGCTCGATTTCGATTCCGGATAACAAACCGGAgcagtttgtttgtttgtatccTTTTACCTCGACGAGCAGTGCTACGCAGAGGAAGATTAAGCAGCAGTACGATCAGCTTGTTAAATGCAATAGTGCCAAAGGATTGACTCTTGCTCAG GTTGGGGACTTTGCTAATTGTTTGATAGAAGCCAAAAATGAACTACAGCACAA GTCAGAAGTAATCAAGCGCAAGTTTGCAATAACAAAAGCCCTTCTCTTCAAGGCTGATAGATCATCCTTTGACCGACTTCGTCAACAG ATCAATAAGCTGGAGATGGAACAAAAAAGGGTCGAAGAAGATGCACTTGTATATAATTGGCTCCAGCAACAGCTAAAACTTTCACCTGCATACAAAAAG GTTCTTGAAATAAGCGCTTCCATGGaactgaaagaaaaatcaaGTAGAGAGTTAGACAGTCCAGATGATGAATTTTCAGACATCTCCTTCGAAGAGCTATTGgaacaagagaagaaagactCCTTTTG gcataaaaatggaaaattgcGAACTTGCAGAACATGA